A window of Ardenticatena maritima contains these coding sequences:
- a CDS encoding sensor histidine kinase — protein sequence MHNQTETTQTTLPVRMETLERWAVRLMRVPLIGDVGLIDALLLLSSFLTWALHDEFEFWLYLIYAWLGIGAFFWTWRSFAVRGLFWVLISFVLMMQKISIGEMSADAFIERPPLLLLLVSIFVLARWRDQNAAQLEATNRELAQRVAELVKISSDLEESQAQLRQMAEARATFLAHFSHELRTPLSAMLGYLEYLLEDATLASDGEVADILRKTYNAGQHMLNLVNETLDLARIDAAEVDIHVAAFDLKKEIQTVVETIRPLVARNNNTLTVEVPQHLPKMENDPVKVRQILYNLLSNAAKFTQNGAIHLSAKVESHDGKEWLTLTVRDTGIGMSEEDLQMLFVPFTRLTSAREMRGTGLGMPLTQRLVNLLGGDIRVQSAPGQGTTFFVRLPMVYEGGK from the coding sequence ATGCATAACCAAACAGAAACAACACAAACAACATTGCCTGTGCGTATGGAAACACTTGAACGCTGGGCTGTGCGTTTGATGCGTGTACCCCTCATCGGTGATGTTGGGCTGATTGACGCTTTGCTCCTTCTTAGCAGTTTTTTAACGTGGGCGCTGCATGATGAATTCGAGTTCTGGTTGTACTTGATTTATGCCTGGTTGGGGATTGGGGCTTTCTTCTGGACATGGCGCTCATTCGCGGTGCGAGGTCTCTTCTGGGTGCTGATTTCGTTTGTATTGATGATGCAAAAAATCAGCATTGGTGAGATGTCGGCTGATGCGTTTATCGAGCGCCCACCATTGCTCCTCTTGTTGGTTTCTATTTTCGTCCTGGCACGCTGGCGCGACCAAAATGCGGCGCAATTAGAAGCGACGAACCGTGAATTGGCACAGCGTGTGGCGGAACTCGTTAAGATTTCCAGCGACCTCGAAGAATCACAAGCCCAATTACGTCAAATGGCTGAGGCGCGTGCGACGTTTTTGGCGCATTTTAGCCATGAACTGCGCACGCCATTGAGCGCCATGTTGGGATATCTTGAATATCTGTTGGAAGATGCCACGCTCGCCTCTGATGGTGAAGTCGCTGATATTTTGCGCAAGACGTACAATGCCGGACAGCATATGCTAAATCTCGTCAACGAAACTCTGGACCTGGCACGCATTGATGCCGCAGAAGTAGACATCCATGTGGCAGCGTTTGACCTGAAAAAAGAAATACAAACAGTGGTTGAAACGATCCGGCCGTTGGTGGCACGAAACAACAACACATTGACGGTTGAGGTCCCGCAGCACCTGCCCAAAATGGAAAATGACCCGGTAAAAGTGCGACAAATTTTGTATAACTTGCTGAGCAATGCCGCCAAATTCACGCAAAATGGCGCGATTCATCTTTCTGCGAAAGTTGAATCGCACGACGGTAAAGAGTGGCTTACTCTCACGGTGCGCGACACGGGAATTGGCATGAGCGAAGAGGATTTGCAAATGCTCTTTGTCCCCTTTACGCGGCTCACATCTGCTCGTGAGATGCGTGGCACAGGTTTGGGTATGCCCTTGACTCAACGTCTCGTCAATCTGTTGGGGGGGGATATTCGTGTGCAAAGCGCACCAGGGCAAGGGACAACGTTTTTTGTGCGCTTGCCGATGGTGTATGAGGGGGGGAAATAA
- a CDS encoding hybrid sensor histidine kinase/response regulator: protein MQENVLLPLAMAFLLFIAGIPLWGERNGQAGRFFAIALFGRAAAFLGAVLGVWAAGTFFERVGVLLFGAGIAVSGVFLVAFATSYVGRFRPGASRRLPLYFLPYAVWVWAIRDMPAQTLWQPSPLLSLRLALPLPLVAFSLVYVILPTLAAAALLAPPLWRRVSQARWRLFSLGMLLVLTFLSMPMAARFGILASNTIQSLAYLLVAVAFFVLDRRITTFAAEFVLDNLPNPVLILNAKNEIVEVNPAVVRGLGMPLGEILGRPIEEVCPTLAEVLELGITVETRFEMKERLWAANESVLPSPFGNEEWRALILTDVTHSRRMQEALERAQREMERLQKQWETVINELPQVIALLDECGCVIRANQTLTEWTGHACPSGTALHTALHPQCTASVCYVEALWRDAQKSLAAGNYWEYEVQDEILNRRLLYRFMSVSAPTDEPIFALLIEDVTERYLYEEELRRARDEAEAANRAKSAFLANMSHELRTPLNAIIGYSELLYEDAIDAGDKDMASDLKKIHSAGRHLLTLINDVLDISKIEAGRMQVSLEEVAIRDVIDSVVYTVSGLIEQNGNTFECVVDENVGVIRTDATKLRQILLNLLGNAAKFTEQGKVALRIWRERGKPNDEIVFEISDTGIGIPEEKLPTLFQPFTQVDPSPTRKYGGTGLGLAITKAYVDMLGGTIEVQSEVGKGTTFLVRLPVVSTLVEEALTLPETLEDDTNVLPVIHPDMPVVLVIDDDRKARELMARVLRKEGFAVVEAASGAAGIRLAQEIVPDVIVLDVFMPETDGWMVLQSLKQDRTTADIPVILCTVATERELALALGAAEFIQKPVEYEELARRVRYYVGKSQGEDGGAPRVLVVEDDASMRELLVRLLGRMDIRADEAQNGREALEYVRAHPPVLILLDLMMPEMDGFEFLKHLRADPGLAGIPVIVVTARDLSPAEREQLRRSTQEIIQKGAFDRSQFLNIVHHALQSSTARTAEQSEEEREE from the coding sequence ATGCAAGAGAATGTCTTGCTTCCACTTGCAATGGCGTTTTTGCTCTTCATTGCCGGCATCCCATTGTGGGGTGAACGGAATGGACAAGCAGGGCGTTTCTTTGCGATTGCTTTATTTGGGCGTGCTGCCGCCTTTTTGGGGGCTGTGTTGGGCGTATGGGCCGCCGGTACGTTTTTCGAGCGTGTGGGAGTACTGCTGTTTGGTGCCGGCATTGCTGTGAGTGGGGTCTTTTTAGTCGCATTTGCCACTTCCTATGTCGGGCGTTTTCGGCCGGGGGCTTCCAGGCGCTTGCCTTTGTATTTTCTCCCGTATGCCGTGTGGGTGTGGGCAATCCGGGACATGCCGGCGCAAACGCTCTGGCAGCCAAGCCCCCTCCTTTCACTCCGTTTAGCCCTACCGCTGCCGTTGGTCGCTTTCTCACTCGTGTATGTCATTTTGCCGACGTTGGCGGCGGCAGCGCTACTCGCACCGCCACTTTGGCGGCGTGTTTCACAAGCGCGTTGGCGGCTGTTTTCATTGGGCATGCTTCTGGTTCTCACCTTCCTTTCAATGCCTATGGCGGCGCGCTTTGGCATATTGGCATCCAATACGATTCAATCACTGGCGTATTTATTGGTGGCCGTCGCCTTCTTTGTTCTTGATCGGCGCATAACGACTTTTGCCGCTGAGTTCGTTCTCGATAACTTGCCCAACCCGGTCCTCATTTTGAACGCCAAAAACGAAATTGTTGAGGTAAACCCGGCTGTGGTTCGTGGGTTGGGAATGCCTTTAGGCGAGATCTTGGGGCGTCCCATCGAGGAGGTCTGCCCGACGCTTGCAGAAGTGCTTGAATTGGGCATTACAGTCGAAACTCGCTTTGAGATGAAAGAGCGGCTATGGGCGGCAAATGAATCGGTCTTGCCCTCACCATTTGGGAATGAAGAGTGGCGTGCCTTGATTCTGACGGATGTGACGCATTCCCGGCGGATGCAAGAAGCGCTGGAACGTGCTCAACGTGAAATGGAGCGCTTGCAAAAACAGTGGGAGACAGTGATTAATGAACTCCCGCAGGTTATCGCGTTGCTCGATGAGTGTGGCTGTGTGATTCGCGCCAACCAAACATTGACGGAGTGGACAGGGCACGCCTGCCCAAGTGGGACTGCGCTTCATACGGCACTCCACCCGCAATGCACCGCTTCTGTTTGCTATGTAGAAGCCCTGTGGCGTGACGCTCAAAAATCATTGGCCGCCGGGAATTATTGGGAATACGAAGTGCAGGACGAGATACTCAATCGCCGCTTGCTCTATCGGTTTATGAGCGTTTCCGCCCCTACAGATGAACCCATTTTTGCACTGTTGATTGAAGATGTCACAGAGCGGTATCTCTATGAAGAAGAGTTGCGCCGTGCACGGGATGAAGCTGAAGCAGCAAACCGTGCAAAAAGCGCCTTTTTGGCCAATATGAGCCATGAACTCCGCACACCCCTCAACGCGATTATTGGATACAGCGAGCTGTTGTATGAAGACGCCATAGATGCCGGCGATAAAGATATGGCGAGTGACTTGAAGAAGATACATAGCGCCGGACGCCATTTGTTGACTTTGATCAACGATGTGCTCGACATTTCCAAGATTGAGGCTGGGCGCATGCAGGTTTCGCTTGAAGAGGTGGCGATACGCGATGTAATTGATTCGGTCGTGTATACTGTCAGTGGCTTGATTGAGCAGAATGGCAATACATTTGAGTGTGTCGTGGATGAAAATGTGGGCGTGATACGCACTGATGCCACAAAATTGCGCCAGATTTTGCTGAATTTGTTAGGCAATGCGGCCAAATTTACCGAACAAGGGAAAGTGGCGTTACGCATTTGGCGTGAGCGAGGGAAGCCCAACGACGAAATTGTGTTTGAAATCAGTGATACGGGGATTGGTATTCCCGAAGAGAAATTGCCGACGCTGTTCCAGCCGTTTACTCAGGTGGACCCCAGCCCAACGCGCAAGTATGGAGGAACCGGCTTGGGGCTGGCGATTACCAAAGCGTATGTGGATATGCTTGGTGGAACGATTGAAGTGCAAAGTGAGGTGGGTAAAGGGACAACATTCCTTGTACGGTTGCCTGTTGTTTCGACCTTGGTAGAAGAAGCATTGACGCTGCCAGAGACCCTCGAAGATGATACGAATGTGTTGCCGGTGATTCATCCCGACATGCCGGTTGTGCTGGTAATTGATGATGATCGCAAGGCGCGTGAATTGATGGCGCGTGTGCTGCGTAAAGAAGGGTTTGCGGTTGTTGAAGCGGCAAGCGGCGCAGCCGGTATTCGCCTGGCACAAGAAATTGTGCCGGATGTCATTGTGCTCGATGTCTTCATGCCGGAAACGGACGGATGGATGGTGTTGCAGTCGCTCAAACAGGATCGAACAACCGCCGATATTCCTGTCATTTTGTGTACAGTGGCGACTGAGCGGGAACTTGCCCTGGCGCTTGGTGCGGCTGAATTCATCCAAAAGCCGGTGGAATACGAAGAACTGGCGCGCCGTGTTCGCTATTATGTGGGCAAAAGTCAGGGCGAAGATGGCGGCGCGCCGCGCGTGTTGGTCGTGGAAGATGATGCCTCAATGCGTGAGTTATTGGTGCGCTTGTTGGGACGCATGGATATTCGGGCTGATGAAGCCCAAAATGGGCGTGAAGCCCTGGAGTATGTGCGTGCGCATCCTCCTGTGCTGATCCTTTTGGACTTGATGATGCCTGAGATGGATGGCTTTGAATTCTTGAAGCATCTTCGTGCAGACCCAGGCTTAGCAGGCATTCCCGTTATCGTGGTCACTGCGCGTGACCTTTCGCCGGCGGAGCGCGAACAACTGCGTCGCTCGACGCAAGAAATCATCCAAAAAGGCGCCTTTGATCGCTCTCAGTTTCTAAACATTGTGCATCATGCTTTGCAGTCATCAACTGCCCGAACTGCCGAACAATCAGAAGAGGAGCGGGAAGAATGA